In Aureibaculum algae, the following are encoded in one genomic region:
- the xerD gene encoding site-specific tyrosine recombinase XerD codes for MTWQNALHDYQLYLKIERGLSANSVQSYTRDVEKLILFLEENEIKISPKNITDETIQQFIYHISKEVNARSQSRIISGLRSFFDYLIFENYRKDNPTAILETPKIGRKLPDTLAIEEIDLIISQIDLSTPEGERNRAMLETLYSCGLRVTELITLQISDLFFPEGFIKVTGKGDKERFVPINIETQKFIAIYIKQIRVHINVKKGFEDTLFLNRRGKQLSRNMVFMIIKELALKAELGKTVSPHTFRHSFATHLLENGADLRSIQQMLGHESITTTEIYMHVDKSFLKAVVEKYHPRK; via the coding sequence ATGACTTGGCAAAACGCTTTACATGATTATCAATTATATCTTAAAATTGAACGTGGCCTATCTGCTAATTCAGTTCAAAGTTACACGAGAGATGTTGAAAAATTAATTCTTTTTTTAGAAGAAAATGAGATTAAAATTTCCCCTAAAAATATTACCGACGAAACCATTCAACAATTTATTTATCATATATCTAAAGAAGTAAATGCGAGAAGTCAATCGCGAATAATTTCGGGTCTACGCAGTTTTTTTGATTATTTAATTTTTGAAAATTATAGAAAAGACAATCCCACTGCAATTCTAGAAACACCTAAAATAGGCAGAAAATTACCAGATACTCTAGCTATTGAAGAGATTGACTTAATCATAAGTCAAATTGACCTTAGCACACCAGAAGGTGAACGTAACAGAGCTATGCTAGAGACTTTATACAGCTGTGGCTTACGAGTTACGGAATTAATTACCTTACAAATATCAGACTTATTTTTTCCTGAAGGTTTTATAAAAGTTACTGGTAAAGGAGATAAAGAGCGTTTTGTTCCTATAAATATAGAAACTCAAAAGTTTATTGCTATTTACATAAAACAAATAAGGGTTCATATTAACGTAAAAAAAGGGTTTGAAGATACTCTGTTTTTAAACAGAAGAGGAAAGCAACTCTCACGGAATATGGTATTTATGATCATTAAAGAGTTGGCTCTAAAAGCCGAACTTGGTAAAACGGTAAGTCCACATACATTTAGACATTCTTTTGCTACGCATTTGTTAGAAAATGGGGCTGACCTTCGCTCTATTCAGCAAATGTTAGGTCATGAAAGCATTACTACCACAGAAATTTACATGCATGTGGATAAGTCTTTTTTAAAGGCGGTCGTAGAAAAATATCATCCGAGGAAATAA
- a CDS encoding GNAT family N-acetyltransferase yields MVKLIRTNSANKDFIELVKLLDADLAIRDGEDHDFYNQFNKLDSINHVVVLYENEIPIGCGAVKEFESSTMEVKRMFTLHEARGKGVASKVLNELEKWTAELFYTRLVLETGLQQPEAIALYEKCGYNKITNYGQYAGVENSVCFEKVI; encoded by the coding sequence GTGGTAAAACTGATAAGAACAAATTCTGCAAACAAAGATTTTATTGAATTGGTTAAATTACTCGATGCTGATTTAGCCATAAGAGATGGTGAAGATCACGATTTTTACAATCAATTTAATAAATTGGATAGTATAAATCATGTCGTAGTTTTATACGAAAATGAAATTCCAATAGGCTGTGGTGCGGTTAAAGAGTTTGAATCAAGTACTATGGAAGTTAAACGCATGTTTACATTACATGAAGCTAGAGGTAAGGGAGTAGCTAGTAAAGTGCTTAATGAATTAGAAAAATGGACAGCGGAATTGTTTTATACACGACTTGTATTAGAAACCGGATTACAACAACCTGAAGCTATTGCATTATATGAAAAATGTGGTTATAATAAAATAACCAATTACGGACAGTATGCAGGTGTTGAGAATAGCGTTTGTTTTGAGAAAGTGATATAA
- a CDS encoding aminotransferase class IV, with protein MKGFINDKLIDCGNAQVSAYDLGLNRGYAVFDFFRIVNGNFRFLSDHLDRFINSIYLAKIPNPYSKSQLHDKVLELQAINKVDNGYIRITLTAGTSLNFGSLAASTLIVLTGVSGANTKTDYTEGVKLISKTHQRSFPRIKSTDYFFPQMLHEELQAANATDVLYATNFITETSRANIFCVKDGKISTPQKNILEGITRKKIVMLEPSIILTDITIKDLYASDEVFITSSSKELMPVVQIDNQIIGTGKVGQVYRNLHTQFSTFCKQ; from the coding sequence GTGAAAGGATTTATAAATGATAAGTTAATTGATTGTGGTAATGCACAAGTAAGTGCTTATGATTTAGGTTTAAATAGAGGATATGCCGTTTTCGATTTTTTTAGAATCGTAAACGGCAATTTTCGTTTTTTATCAGACCATTTAGATCGGTTTATCAATTCAATTTACTTAGCTAAAATTCCTAATCCCTATTCTAAATCTCAATTACACGATAAAGTTTTAGAACTACAAGCCATAAATAAAGTAGATAATGGTTATATTAGAATTACATTAACTGCAGGTACATCACTCAACTTTGGTTCATTAGCTGCATCTACCTTAATTGTTTTAACTGGTGTTTCAGGTGCGAATACAAAAACTGATTATACGGAAGGAGTAAAACTAATTTCTAAAACGCATCAAAGATCTTTTCCTAGAATAAAGAGTACCGATTATTTTTTTCCTCAAATGCTTCATGAAGAATTACAAGCCGCAAATGCCACAGATGTGTTGTACGCTACTAATTTTATTACAGAAACTTCTCGAGCTAATATTTTTTGTGTAAAAGATGGAAAAATCAGTACTCCCCAAAAGAATATTTTAGAAGGTATTACCCGAAAAAAAATAGTGATGCTAGAACCTTCCATAATCTTAACTGATATAACTATTAAAGATTTATATGCTTCTGATGAAGTATTTATTACAAGTTCAAGTAAAGAGTTGATGCCTGTTGTACAGATTGATAATCAAATTATTGGAACAGGAAAAGTGGGGCAAGTTTATAGAAACTTACACACTCAATTTTCTACATTTTGTAAGCAATAA
- the rny gene encoding ribonuclease Y yields the protein MDGMILPIIIGIVAGLIIGFFIAKALEKNKASAILKDAKSQASSIIKTAKSDAEVLKKDKVLQAKEKFIELKSEHEKVILSRDRKVSEAEKRIREKESKVAQELDKSSKLNKKLEEKAADYDFRIDFLEKKQTEAEKLHKKHVEHLEVISGLSAEDAKKELVTSLRDEAKSDAMSYIQDTLEEAKLTAQQEAKKIILSTIQRIGVEQTVENCVSVFNLESDDVKGRIIGREGRNIRAIESATGVEIIVDDTPEAIILSCFDPIRREIARLSLHKLVTDGRIHPARIEEIVAKTSKEINQEIIEVGKRTVIDLGIHGLHPELIKVVGRMKYRSSYGQNLLQHSREVANLCALMAAELGLNPKVAKRAGLLHDIGKVPETESELPHALLGMEWAQKYGEKPDVCNAIGAHHDEIEMKSLYAPIVQVCDAISGARPGARRQVLDSYIQRLKDLENVAFGFVGVQKAYAIQAGRELRVIVESEKVDDIKASELSFNISQKIQNDMTYPGQVRVTVIRETRAVNIAK from the coding sequence ATGGATGGAATGATATTACCAATAATTATTGGTATTGTAGCAGGTTTGATTATCGGGTTTTTTATAGCGAAAGCTCTTGAAAAAAACAAAGCATCTGCTATATTAAAAGATGCAAAAAGCCAAGCCTCATCAATTATTAAAACAGCAAAAAGCGATGCTGAAGTATTAAAAAAAGATAAAGTATTACAAGCTAAAGAAAAATTTATTGAACTAAAATCGGAACACGAAAAGGTGATTCTAAGTAGAGATAGAAAAGTTTCTGAAGCAGAAAAAAGAATACGAGAAAAGGAATCTAAAGTAGCTCAGGAACTTGATAAAAGTAGTAAGCTTAATAAGAAATTAGAAGAAAAAGCTGCCGATTACGATTTTAGAATTGATTTTTTAGAAAAGAAACAAACTGAGGCTGAAAAATTACATAAAAAACATGTTGAACATCTTGAAGTAATTTCAGGACTTTCTGCTGAAGATGCTAAGAAGGAATTAGTTACTTCTTTAAGAGATGAAGCCAAATCAGATGCAATGAGCTACATTCAAGATACACTTGAAGAAGCTAAATTGACCGCTCAACAAGAAGCTAAAAAGATTATTTTAAGTACTATACAACGTATAGGTGTAGAGCAAACTGTAGAAAACTGTGTCTCTGTCTTTAACTTAGAATCTGATGACGTTAAAGGAAGAATCATTGGTAGGGAAGGAAGAAATATTAGAGCTATAGAATCTGCTACTGGTGTTGAAATTATTGTTGATGATACTCCAGAAGCAATTATTCTTTCATGTTTCGATCCAATACGTAGAGAGATTGCGAGATTATCGCTTCACAAATTGGTGACAGATGGTAGAATTCATCCTGCTAGAATTGAGGAAATAGTAGCAAAAACTTCTAAAGAAATTAATCAAGAAATTATTGAAGTTGGTAAACGTACCGTAATTGACTTAGGAATTCATGGGTTACACCCTGAATTAATTAAAGTTGTAGGTAGAATGAAATACCGTTCTTCTTATGGACAAAATTTATTACAACACTCGAGAGAAGTTGCTAATTTATGTGCATTAATGGCTGCGGAATTAGGGTTAAATCCTAAAGTGGCTAAACGTGCAGGTTTATTACATGATATAGGTAAAGTACCAGAAACCGAGAGTGAATTACCTCATGCTTTATTAGGTATGGAATGGGCTCAGAAATACGGTGAAAAACCTGATGTTTGTAATGCTATTGGTGCTCACCATGACGAGATCGAGATGAAATCTTTATACGCTCCAATTGTTCAAGTTTGTGATGCTATTTCAGGTGCTAGACCTGGTGCTAGACGTCAAGTGTTAGATTCTTATATTCAACGTTTAAAGGATCTTGAAAATGTAGCATTCGGTTTTGTAGGTGTACAAAAAGCCTACGCTATTCAAGCGGGTAGAGAATTACGTGTTATTGTTGAAAGTGAAAAAGTAGATGATATAAAAGCATCAGAATTATCATTTAATATTTCACAAAAAATTCAAAACGATATGACCTATCCAGGTCAGGTTCGTGTTACTGTAATTAGAGAAACAAGAGCTGTAAATATTGCAAAATAA
- a CDS encoding cell division protein ZapA, giving the protein MEDKLKIKVTIGDRVYPLTINSEGEEEGVRKAVKKINDLIKRFEENYEVRDKQDVLAMCALQFASLQEVKSIYNDQDGEEIEKKLLEMSEVLDAHL; this is encoded by the coding sequence ATGGAAGATAAGTTAAAGATAAAAGTAACTATTGGAGATAGAGTTTATCCTTTGACTATAAACAGTGAAGGTGAAGAGGAAGGTGTAAGAAAAGCTGTCAAAAAAATAAACGACTTAATAAAACGCTTTGAAGAGAATTATGAAGTAAGAGATAAGCAAGACGTTTTAGCCATGTGTGCATTACAATTTGCCTCTTTACAGGAAGTAAAAAGTATTTATAATGATCAGGATGGTGAAGAAATAGAAAAAAAATTACTAGAAATGAGTGAAGTTTTAGATGCTCATTTATAA